The proteins below are encoded in one region of Paraburkholderia aromaticivorans:
- a CDS encoding long-chain fatty acid--CoA ligase, with translation MLLDTVPQRGSLRKRLWRRSILRAVTGDLSVTEANSVSALRHTTAFRLTLGVDMTATSTRRPVGEPRHLSAPRTSLYTNLEVSANRHPEKSAIAYYGNSVSYRRLRDEVEAMAGFLQQHCGIARGDRVVLYMQNSPQFVIAFYAALRADAVVVPVNPMNRTSELQHILEDSGARIAFVGEELMEHVRPLSGRFVDHVITARYADYLRDRTDLPLPDILTSVEPRLHALAVDGHAAVIGWNDALARACVARDHESSPDDLAVVPYTSGTTGRPKGCIHTHRSVMHSTVSCGEWPNLPNESVMLCSVPLFHVTGMQNCMNMPIYIGATMVLMTRWDATCAAHLIERHRVSTWVTVPTMLIDLLNLADVGKFDLSSITYLSGGGAAMPQAVAQQIQARWGIPYVEGYGLTETMAATHINPPQHSKQQCMGVPIFSTYSLVVDPETLKPLGEGETGEILVSGPQVFNGYWNSPEATRDAFASIDGKQYLRTGDLGYMDHDGYFFVVDRLKRMINASGYKVWPAEVESMLFEHPAVQEACVIATHDPRRGESVKAVIVLRNGVHATEEDIVSWAREHMASYKVPRVVQFADSLPRTASGKIQWRLLQEAEKPHRND, from the coding sequence TTGCTGCTCGACACCGTGCCTCAACGTGGCAGCTTGCGCAAACGTCTTTGGCGTAGGTCGATCCTGCGTGCCGTCACGGGCGATTTGTCCGTGACGGAAGCAAACAGCGTCAGCGCATTACGCCATACCACTGCATTTCGTCTCACGCTCGGAGTAGACATGACGGCAACATCAACGCGTCGGCCGGTCGGCGAGCCGCGCCATTTATCCGCGCCGCGGACATCGCTGTACACGAATCTCGAAGTCTCAGCAAACCGCCATCCGGAGAAGTCCGCGATCGCTTATTACGGCAATTCCGTGAGCTACAGGCGACTGCGGGATGAAGTGGAGGCCATGGCCGGATTCCTGCAGCAGCATTGCGGCATCGCCCGAGGCGACCGCGTTGTCCTGTATATGCAGAACAGTCCGCAGTTCGTCATTGCCTTCTATGCGGCCCTGCGCGCCGATGCGGTAGTCGTGCCGGTCAATCCAATGAACCGGACTTCGGAGCTGCAACACATTCTTGAGGATAGCGGCGCAAGAATCGCCTTTGTCGGCGAAGAGCTCATGGAACATGTGAGGCCGCTCTCAGGCCGCTTCGTGGACCATGTTATTACCGCACGCTATGCCGACTATCTGCGCGACCGGACCGATTTGCCGCTGCCCGACATTCTGACTTCGGTTGAGCCGCGGCTTCATGCCCTAGCTGTCGACGGCCATGCTGCCGTGATCGGCTGGAATGACGCGCTTGCTCGTGCGTGCGTTGCGCGCGACCACGAATCCAGTCCCGACGATCTGGCGGTTGTTCCGTACACGTCCGGCACGACCGGGCGTCCAAAAGGATGCATCCATACCCATCGCAGCGTGATGCATTCAACGGTCTCGTGCGGTGAATGGCCGAACCTCCCGAACGAGAGCGTGATGCTCTGCTCCGTGCCGTTGTTCCATGTCACCGGCATGCAGAACTGCATGAACATGCCGATCTACATCGGCGCGACCATGGTGCTCATGACCCGCTGGGACGCGACCTGCGCCGCACATCTGATCGAACGCCACCGGGTGAGCACGTGGGTAACCGTTCCCACCATGCTCATCGACCTGCTGAACCTTGCGGACGTTGGCAAGTTCGATCTGAGTTCCATTACCTATCTGAGCGGGGGCGGCGCCGCGATGCCGCAGGCTGTTGCGCAACAGATTCAGGCGCGCTGGGGCATTCCGTATGTAGAGGGGTATGGCCTCACCGAAACGATGGCGGCAACCCACATCAATCCGCCGCAGCACAGCAAGCAACAGTGCATGGGCGTGCCGATCTTCAGCACATATTCACTCGTTGTCGATCCAGAGACACTGAAACCTCTTGGCGAAGGAGAAACGGGTGAAATTCTCGTGAGCGGGCCTCAGGTGTTCAACGGGTATTGGAATTCTCCGGAAGCCACACGAGATGCCTTCGCTTCGATTGATGGAAAGCAGTATCTGCGGACAGGCGACCTCGGCTATATGGACCACGACGGCTACTTCTTCGTCGTCGACCGGCTGAAACGCATGATCAACGCATCCGGCTACAAAGTATGGCCGGCCGAAGTCGAGTCGATGCTATTCGAGCATCCCGCCGTCCAGGAGGCGTGTGTTATCGCGACTCACGATCCGCGTCGAGGCGAGTCGGTAAAAGCCGTCATCGTGCTTCGGAACGGTGTTCATGCGACGGAAGAAGACATTGTGTCGTGGGCGCGTGAGCACATGGCGTCGTATAAGGTGCCGCGCGTCGTTCAGTTTGCCGACAGTTTGCCCCGTACAGCGAGCGGGAAAATCCAGTGGAGACTGTTGCAAGAAGCTGAAAAGCCGCATCGGAACGATTGA
- a CDS encoding porin: MRKVGRLFGRLVRSSSSRTLKVLCAAKTGLFVSALCTATLYSVSVTAQSSVTLYGLVDAGIRYTTHANPAGDSQVQLAGGESESHFGLKGAEDIGGGTKILFQIEDRFFLNSGATDPAYPFFNTALVGLQSASFGKLTMGRQLNPLSDAVLSAFVTNPWLPTFYQFRPEVMMAQGVWTSNMVKYTARWQYLTAEVSYAFGGNAGAFGAGSQIGASVLYLPGAPLRLGAAYLDSRDAVNGAAHLKSWTAGGSYTFDSTTFIAGWAVNRQDAGFVGNFPNGPFSSPELTAIKFNTFSSRQMFFGGVTQAVGDATHLSANVWRTIQTGKKQSADGNATQFQLLADHNWSKRTDTYLEVDYSLYRGGLVGAQFQGVNALSSAFGTTQLGVMAGVRHLF; this comes from the coding sequence ATGAGAAAGGTTGGGAGATTGTTCGGCAGGTTGGTTCGGAGCAGCAGCTCGCGCACATTGAAAGTGCTCTGTGCGGCCAAAACAGGACTGTTCGTCAGCGCTCTATGCACTGCGACGCTGTACTCCGTCTCAGTGACCGCGCAGTCGTCGGTGACCCTCTATGGACTTGTGGACGCCGGGATTCGCTACACGACGCATGCGAATCCGGCCGGCGATTCCCAGGTTCAACTCGCAGGCGGCGAGAGCGAGAGCCACTTCGGACTTAAGGGCGCGGAGGACATTGGAGGCGGCACGAAGATCCTGTTCCAGATCGAGGATCGTTTTTTTCTGAACTCGGGGGCCACTGACCCAGCCTATCCGTTCTTCAATACCGCTCTTGTCGGCCTGCAATCGGCCAGCTTCGGAAAGTTGACGATGGGGCGTCAGCTCAATCCCCTTTCTGACGCAGTTCTGAGTGCCTTCGTGACTAATCCATGGCTGCCGACCTTCTACCAGTTTCGGCCGGAAGTCATGATGGCTCAGGGCGTATGGACAAGCAACATGGTCAAATACACGGCGCGATGGCAATACCTGACGGCGGAGGTGTCGTATGCGTTTGGTGGCAATGCCGGCGCGTTCGGCGCGGGTAGCCAGATTGGGGCATCGGTCCTTTATTTGCCCGGTGCGCCGCTGCGCCTGGGCGCCGCGTACCTGGACTCACGCGATGCGGTGAACGGCGCCGCACACTTGAAATCCTGGACCGCCGGCGGGTCATATACGTTCGACAGTACGACGTTCATTGCCGGCTGGGCCGTGAACCGGCAGGACGCCGGCTTTGTCGGCAACTTTCCTAACGGCCCATTCAGCTCGCCCGAGTTGACCGCGATTAAATTCAATACATTCAGTTCGCGGCAAATGTTTTTCGGCGGGGTGACGCAGGCAGTAGGCGATGCGACCCATCTTTCCGCCAATGTGTGGCGGACGATCCAGACCGGGAAAAAACAGTCAGCCGATGGAAACGCAACGCAATTCCAGCTGCTTGCGGACCACAACTGGTCCAAACGCACGGATACGTATCTGGAGGTGGACTACTCGCTGTACCGGGGCGGACTGGTTGGAGCCCAGTTCCAGGGAGTCAACGCCCTGAGTTCTGCGTTCGGTACGACCCAACTGGGCGTCATGGCTGGCGTGCGGCATCTATTCTAG
- a CDS encoding fatty acid--CoA ligase — protein MQDTVHSAAPSAYAYPLLIKNLLHTPFAQAPNQEIVYRDQLRMTYSQLQERIARLANGLDGLGVRYGSTVAVMDWDSHRYLESYFAVPMMGAVLQTVNVRLSPAEIVYTINHARAEVLFVHADFLPVVEAIKDQLETVRTFVRIEEPDSEACEHTIPFATEYEAMLAASATHYDFPDFDENTRATTFYTTGTTGLPKGVYFSHRQLVLHTITLMAALASPVSGQRFHRGDVYMPLTPMFHVHAWGMPYIATVLGVKQVYPGRYVPERLVKLMRDEGVTFSHCVSTILHMVLNCPESKSSDFSKWKVVIGGSALPHGIAHAALERGIDVFTGYGMSETGPVLSLAQLPPGYEQLDTEEQVRLRCKTGLAVPLVDLRIVDESMKDVVHDGRAYGEIVARAPWLTQGYFGNPEASEQLWAGGYLHTQDIANIDTTGNLQITDRIKDVIKSGGEWVSSLEIESLISLHPGVSEVAVIGIKDEKWGERPVALVVLKADAVVTEDDIKQHVLKFSHTGQISKYAVPQVVKFIDALEKTSVGKMNKKWLREQFA, from the coding sequence ATGCAGGACACCGTACACAGCGCGGCGCCATCCGCCTATGCTTATCCGTTGCTGATCAAGAACCTGCTGCACACGCCGTTCGCTCAGGCGCCGAATCAGGAAATCGTCTACCGCGATCAGCTGCGGATGACCTACAGCCAGTTGCAGGAACGGATCGCGCGGCTCGCCAACGGTCTCGACGGACTGGGCGTGCGCTACGGCAGCACGGTCGCGGTGATGGACTGGGACAGTCATCGCTATCTGGAGAGCTACTTCGCCGTGCCGATGATGGGCGCCGTGTTGCAGACCGTCAACGTGCGGCTGTCGCCGGCGGAGATCGTCTACACGATCAATCACGCGCGCGCCGAAGTGCTGTTCGTTCACGCCGATTTCCTGCCCGTCGTCGAAGCGATCAAAGATCAACTCGAAACGGTACGCACCTTCGTGCGGATCGAAGAGCCGGACAGCGAGGCGTGCGAGCACACCATTCCGTTCGCGACGGAATACGAAGCGATGCTGGCGGCGAGCGCCACGCACTACGACTTTCCCGACTTCGACGAAAACACCCGTGCCACCACGTTCTATACGACGGGCACGACCGGTCTGCCCAAGGGCGTGTACTTCTCGCATCGTCAACTGGTCCTGCACACCATCACGCTGATGGCGGCGCTCGCAAGCCCGGTGTCGGGGCAGCGCTTTCATCGCGGCGATGTCTATATGCCGCTGACGCCGATGTTCCATGTGCACGCATGGGGCATGCCGTACATCGCGACGGTGCTGGGCGTGAAGCAGGTCTATCCGGGCCGCTATGTGCCCGAGCGACTGGTAAAGCTGATGCGCGACGAGGGCGTCACGTTCTCGCATTGCGTCAGCACGATTCTGCACATGGTGCTGAACTGCCCGGAGTCGAAGTCCTCGGATTTCAGCAAATGGAAAGTCGTGATCGGCGGAAGCGCGCTGCCGCACGGCATCGCCCATGCCGCATTGGAACGCGGCATTGACGTGTTCACCGGCTATGGCATGTCCGAGACCGGCCCTGTCCTGAGTCTCGCGCAGCTTCCGCCGGGGTATGAACAACTCGACACCGAAGAGCAGGTGCGCCTGCGCTGCAAAACTGGCCTGGCGGTTCCGCTCGTCGATCTGCGGATCGTCGACGAATCGATGAAGGACGTCGTTCACGACGGCAGGGCCTATGGCGAGATTGTCGCGCGCGCCCCGTGGCTGACTCAGGGTTACTTCGGCAACCCTGAAGCGTCGGAACAACTTTGGGCGGGCGGCTACCTGCATACGCAGGACATCGCGAACATCGACACGACCGGCAATCTGCAGATCACCGACCGCATCAAGGACGTCATCAAGTCCGGCGGCGAGTGGGTCTCGTCGCTGGAGATCGAAAGCCTGATCTCGCTGCACCCCGGCGTCTCGGAAGTCGCCGTGATCGGCATCAAGGACGAGAAGTGGGGCGAAAGGCCCGTGGCGCTGGTGGTGCTCAAGGCAGACGCCGTCGTCACCGAGGACGACATCAAACAGCACGTTCTCAAATTCAGCCACACCGGGCAGATCTCGAAGTACGCGGTGCCTCAGGTCGTCAAATTCATCGACGCGCTGGAGAAGACGAGCGTCGGCAAGATGAACAAGAAGTGGCTGCGCGAGCAGTTCGCCTAA
- a CDS encoding MaoC family dehydratase, which yields MSIKDYRIATIDDFVGRDLGVSDWVTVDQARIDAFAQCTGDKQWIHVDVERAKRESPFGGTIAHGYLTLSLLAALAIEIGLIPEDASAGLNYGLDKVRFMTPVKAGARVRNRVTLAAVEAKGGGRIIVKTMNELQIEGEDKPALIAESLAMLVA from the coding sequence ATGAGCATCAAGGACTATCGCATCGCGACGATCGACGACTTCGTCGGCCGCGATCTGGGCGTGTCGGACTGGGTCACGGTCGATCAGGCGCGCATCGACGCTTTCGCGCAATGCACGGGCGACAAGCAGTGGATCCACGTGGACGTGGAACGCGCGAAGCGCGAAAGCCCGTTCGGCGGCACGATCGCCCACGGTTATCTGACGCTCTCGCTGCTGGCCGCGCTGGCCATCGAGATCGGTCTGATTCCCGAGGACGCGTCGGCCGGCCTCAACTACGGCCTGGACAAAGTGCGCTTCATGACACCGGTGAAGGCCGGCGCGCGGGTGCGCAACCGCGTGACCCTCGCGGCCGTGGAAGCGAAGGGCGGCGGCCGGATCATCGTGAAGACGATGAACGAACTGCAGATCGAGGGCGAGGACAAGCCGGCCTTGATCGCCGAGTCACTGGCGATGCTCGTCGCATGA
- a CDS encoding alpha/beta fold hydrolase, which translates to MAETTDNASRNDQTDDLAASAAEGMLGPNPFVGLRPCDILATAQQIGTQALRQPALVLEQEAALVRELIAALYGGAREGAEASPKVDRRFADPAWRDNSLYRITLQSYLAWRDALGGFVERSALDPKSKERAQFVMSLFTEALSPTNTLLGNPEALKKIVDSGGASLMGGMKNLMTDLLQNQGMPAQVDKAAFEVGKNLGTTPGAVVFRNEVLELIQYAPATAQVYSRPQLIVPPQINKFYVFDLSEGKSIVDYLVKSEFQVFMVSWRNPTAAQSHWDLDTYVGALLEAIAAVRDITGSDDVNLHGACSGAMTISALLGHLAARGETAVNAATLMVAVLDNKADSQLGLFATPEAIAAAKQNSLSKGVLAGEEMGRVFAWMRPNDLVWNYWVNNYLLGKTPPAFDILYWNNDATRLPARMHGQLLDIFVGNLFSKPRALSVLGTPIDLSGVTCDKYVVAGMTDHITPWKGVYNTARTFGGDTRFVLSSSGHIQSLINPPGNPKAKYFVNAGLPANADAWLAGAQAEKESWWGNWAGWLRERSGDLRAAPAAPGNERHPAAVKAPGTYVMEA; encoded by the coding sequence ATGGCGGAGACAACTGACAACGCGTCGCGAAACGATCAGACGGATGATCTCGCGGCATCGGCCGCCGAAGGCATGCTGGGCCCCAACCCGTTTGTCGGGCTGCGCCCGTGCGACATTCTGGCGACCGCGCAGCAGATCGGCACGCAGGCGCTGCGGCAACCCGCGCTGGTCCTCGAGCAGGAAGCGGCACTCGTGCGCGAACTGATCGCCGCGTTGTACGGCGGCGCCCGCGAGGGCGCGGAAGCGTCGCCGAAGGTCGACAGGCGTTTTGCCGACCCTGCCTGGCGCGACAACTCGCTCTACCGCATCACGCTGCAGAGCTACCTGGCATGGCGCGACGCGCTTGGCGGATTTGTCGAGCGCTCCGCGCTGGATCCGAAATCGAAGGAACGCGCGCAGTTCGTGATGTCGCTGTTCACGGAGGCGCTGTCGCCGACGAACACGCTGTTGGGCAATCCTGAAGCGTTGAAGAAGATCGTCGATTCGGGCGGCGCGAGCCTCATGGGCGGCATGAAGAACCTCATGACGGACCTGCTGCAGAACCAGGGCATGCCCGCGCAGGTCGACAAGGCAGCGTTCGAGGTGGGCAAGAATCTCGGCACGACGCCGGGCGCGGTGGTGTTTCGCAACGAGGTGCTCGAACTGATCCAGTATGCGCCGGCGACCGCGCAGGTCTACAGCCGCCCGCAATTGATCGTGCCGCCGCAGATCAACAAGTTTTATGTGTTCGACCTGTCCGAAGGCAAGAGCATCGTGGACTACCTCGTCAAGAGCGAGTTCCAGGTGTTCATGGTGAGCTGGCGTAATCCGACCGCGGCGCAGAGCCACTGGGATCTCGACACGTACGTCGGCGCGCTCCTCGAAGCGATCGCGGCGGTGCGCGACATCACCGGCAGCGACGATGTCAATCTGCACGGCGCGTGCTCCGGTGCAATGACGATCTCCGCGCTGCTCGGCCATCTCGCGGCTCGCGGCGAAACGGCTGTCAACGCCGCGACGCTGATGGTCGCCGTGCTGGACAACAAGGCCGACTCGCAGCTCGGTCTGTTCGCCACGCCCGAAGCCATCGCGGCGGCGAAACAGAACAGCCTGTCGAAGGGTGTGCTCGCCGGCGAGGAGATGGGGCGCGTGTTCGCGTGGATGCGGCCCAACGATCTGGTATGGAACTACTGGGTGAACAACTATCTGCTGGGCAAGACGCCGCCCGCGTTCGACATCCTCTACTGGAACAACGACGCGACCCGGCTGCCGGCGCGGATGCATGGGCAACTGCTCGACATCTTCGTGGGCAATCTGTTCAGCAAGCCGCGCGCGCTGTCGGTGCTGGGCACGCCGATCGACCTGTCCGGCGTCACGTGCGACAAGTACGTGGTGGCGGGCATGACGGATCACATCACGCCGTGGAAAGGCGTGTACAACACCGCGCGGACGTTCGGCGGCGACACGCGGTTCGTGCTGAGTTCGAGCGGGCATATCCAGAGTCTGATCAACCCGCCCGGCAATCCGAAGGCGAAGTACTTCGTCAACGCCGGCTTGCCGGCGAATGCCGACGCATGGCTGGCCGGCGCGCAGGCGGAGAAAGAGTCGTGGTGGGGCAATTGGGCAGGCTGGCTGCGCGAACGCTCCGGCGACCTGCGCGCGGCGCCGGCCGCGCCCGGCAACGAGCGGCACCCGGCGGCCGTCAAGGCGCCGGGCACCTACGTGATGGAAGCGTGA
- a CDS encoding phasin family protein, with amino-acid sequence MDSTNANSIFTEYTKLISQFKLPGIDTGALLESRRKDIEALAEANTTALAGVQSLANKQVDILKTTLTELQSLVGRLSASGGQPTKAGEVVQQALHKALIDMQELADTAYRAQSDSVAVVTKRVAEHVEELKTLLQPKK; translated from the coding sequence ATGGATTCAACCAACGCTAACAGCATTTTCACCGAGTACACGAAGCTCATCAGTCAGTTCAAGCTGCCGGGTATCGACACCGGCGCGCTTCTCGAATCGCGCCGCAAGGACATCGAGGCGCTCGCCGAGGCCAACACCACCGCACTCGCGGGCGTCCAGTCGCTGGCCAACAAGCAGGTGGACATCCTGAAAACGACGCTCACCGAACTGCAATCGCTGGTCGGTCGCTTGAGCGCGTCCGGCGGCCAGCCCACAAAAGCCGGCGAAGTGGTTCAACAGGCACTGCACAAGGCGCTGATCGACATGCAGGAACTCGCCGACACCGCGTACCGCGCGCAGTCGGACAGCGTTGCGGTGGTCACGAAGCGCGTCGCCGAGCACGTCGAAGAGTTGAAGACGCTGCTGCAACCCAAGAAGTAA
- the phaZ gene encoding poly(3-hydroxyalkanoate) depolymerase: MQSTPASVAGMQIQMVEVNGQVLRVATRQGSDASPPLLIFNGIGANLELVEPFVAALEDVSVIIFDVPGVGGSPAPVVPYRFSTLSVLSERLLSRLGYDGPVDVLGVSWGGALAQQFARLYPARCRRLILAATSPGVIMVPAKLSVLSKLIGPRRYTDPAYLQEVGAEIYGGAYRRDPSLLRNHARHIQAPRGRGYLYQLLAAAGWTSLPWLGALRQTTLVMHGNDDPIVPLTNAKILAARIPHATLYVIDDGHLFLITRAKDVAPVIRRFLRQEAG; this comes from the coding sequence ATGCAATCCACTCCCGCGTCTGTCGCCGGCATGCAAATCCAGATGGTCGAAGTCAACGGCCAGGTGTTGCGTGTCGCGACGCGGCAGGGCAGCGACGCGTCGCCGCCGCTGCTCATTTTCAATGGCATCGGCGCCAACCTCGAATTGGTGGAGCCGTTCGTCGCTGCGCTCGAGGACGTGAGCGTCATCATTTTCGACGTTCCCGGCGTGGGCGGCTCGCCCGCGCCCGTCGTGCCGTATCGCTTCTCGACACTGTCCGTGCTGAGCGAGCGGCTGCTATCGCGGCTCGGCTACGACGGGCCCGTCGACGTGCTCGGCGTTTCGTGGGGCGGCGCGCTTGCGCAGCAGTTCGCGCGTCTCTATCCGGCGCGTTGCCGTCGGCTGATTCTCGCGGCGACCTCGCCGGGCGTCATCATGGTGCCGGCGAAACTGTCGGTGCTGTCGAAGCTGATCGGACCGCGCCGCTATACCGATCCGGCCTATCTTCAGGAAGTGGGCGCGGAAATCTACGGCGGTGCGTACCGGCGGGATCCGTCGTTGCTGCGGAACCACGCGCGGCACATTCAGGCGCCCCGCGGCCGCGGCTACCTCTACCAGTTGCTGGCCGCAGCGGGCTGGACCAGCTTGCCCTGGCTCGGCGCATTGCGCCAGACGACGCTCGTGATGCACGGCAACGACGATCCCATCGTCCCGCTGACCAACGCGAAGATTCTCGCCGCCCGCATCCCGCACGCGACGCTCTATGTGATCGACGACGGCCACCTGTTCCTCATCACGCGCGCCAAGGACGTCGCTCCCGTGATACGCCGGTTTCTGCGGCAGGAGGCGGGTTGA
- a CDS encoding DUF445 domain-containing protein, whose product MSAVANDDEGARPATAVAPEYLKALRLKRMRRTATGLLAVLIALLLLSVVWQGEYPWLAWLRAFAEAGTVGAIADWYAVVALFRRPFGLPVPHTAIIPQNQQRIAESLGNFVEENFLTPELIIGRLSGHNAARALAQWLAVPDNSRAIADVVADSLPGLLNGIDEADVERFFERLVIPQLRALDVSRAAGSVLKVLTEGGRHQPLLDHGLEALEKWLTANVDMIKARFSAASRYTPVPLDAYIVRKFVEGIIALLHDVAADPDHELRHQFDDAVQDLIVQLQTSVVHRRVGKSLLRDCIRYFRNGDSYRVLLDYVCTRVSADLAHEHSALRGALAGMLVSLARGVGSEPAIQHKLNAWWLALAHELVVRYRRELSALITEVVKSWNADEVSGKIEAEIGRDLQYIRINGTFVGGTVGVLLHAVALVVAR is encoded by the coding sequence TTGAGTGCCGTCGCGAATGACGACGAAGGTGCGCGGCCTGCCACGGCCGTTGCGCCCGAGTACCTGAAAGCGCTGCGCCTGAAGCGGATGCGGCGAACCGCGACGGGTTTGCTCGCGGTGCTGATCGCGCTGCTGCTCCTGTCCGTCGTGTGGCAGGGCGAGTATCCGTGGCTGGCATGGCTGCGCGCGTTTGCGGAAGCGGGCACGGTCGGCGCGATCGCGGACTGGTATGCCGTCGTCGCGTTGTTCCGGCGTCCGTTCGGTCTGCCGGTTCCGCATACGGCCATCATTCCGCAGAACCAGCAGCGGATCGCCGAGAGTCTCGGCAACTTCGTCGAAGAGAATTTCCTGACGCCCGAGCTCATCATCGGCAGGCTGAGCGGCCACAACGCCGCGCGGGCGCTGGCGCAGTGGCTCGCCGTGCCGGACAACAGCCGGGCGATCGCCGATGTCGTCGCGGATTCGCTGCCGGGATTGCTGAACGGGATAGACGAAGCGGACGTCGAGCGCTTTTTCGAACGTCTGGTGATACCGCAATTGCGTGCGCTCGATGTGTCCCGTGCGGCCGGCAGCGTGCTGAAAGTGCTGACGGAAGGCGGCCGGCATCAGCCGCTGCTGGACCACGGGTTAGAGGCGCTGGAGAAGTGGCTGACGGCCAACGTGGACATGATCAAGGCCAGATTCAGCGCGGCCTCGCGATACACGCCCGTGCCGCTCGACGCGTATATCGTCAGAAAATTCGTCGAAGGCATCATCGCGCTGCTTCATGACGTGGCGGCAGATCCCGATCACGAGCTTCGTCATCAGTTCGACGACGCGGTGCAGGACCTGATCGTTCAGTTGCAGACCTCGGTGGTGCATCGCCGCGTCGGCAAATCATTGCTGCGCGACTGCATTCGCTACTTCAGGAATGGGGACTCGTATCGCGTGCTGCTCGACTACGTGTGCACCCGCGTGAGCGCCGATCTCGCGCACGAGCATTCGGCGCTGCGCGGCGCGCTGGCGGGCATGCTGGTGTCGCTCGCGAGAGGCGTGGGCAGCGAGCCCGCGATTCAGCACAAGCTGAACGCCTGGTGGCTCGCGCTGGCTCACGAACTGGTCGTGCGTTATCGGCGCGAACTGTCGGCGCTGATCACCGAGGTCGTGAAAAGCTGGAACGCGGATGAAGTGAGCGGGAAGATCGAAGCGGAAATCGGCCGCGATCTGCAATACATCCGGATCAACGGCACGTTCGTGGGCGGCACGGTCGGCGTGCTGCTCCATGCGGTCGCACTCGTGGTCGCGCGGTGA